In Montipora foliosa isolate CH-2021 chromosome 13, ASM3666993v2, whole genome shotgun sequence, one DNA window encodes the following:
- the LOC137983468 gene encoding mucin-2-like, protein MQLLRTTATATPTATATATPTPPTPPTPIPTPTATATPTATAIATPTATATTTAAATATPTATATATATATATATATAIATATPTATATPTATATATATATATPTATATATPTATATATATPTATPTPTATPTATATATPTATPTATATPTPTATATPTATATATATATPAATATATATATPTVTPTATATTTATATATPTATATPPTPTPTPIPTATATATATATATPAATATATATATPTATPTPLTPPPPPPPPPPLPPPPPTTTTTTTTTTTTTTTTKYRKTHFFPEPDGRINIVYRSLLGTHKTRGCDRFGATTLRPQNFKLASVTLLTLQRNMNKYNNPNRPHLTSL, encoded by the coding sequence ATGCAGTTGTTAAGGACTACTGCGACTGCGACtcctactgctactgctactgctactccTACTCCTCCTACTCCTCCTACTCCTATCCCTACtcctactgctactgctactccTACTGCTACTGCTATTGCTACtcctactgctactgctactactactgctgctgctactgctactcctactgctactgctactgccactgctactgctactgctactgctactgctactgctattGCTACTGCTACTCCTACTGCTACTGCCACTCCTACTGCTACTGccactgctactgctactgccactgccactcctactgctactgctactgccactcctactgctactgctactgctactgctactccTACTGCTACTCCTACTCCTACTGCTACTCCTACTGCTACTGCCACTGCCACTCCTACTGCTACTCCTACTGCTACTGCCACTCCTACtcctactgctactgctactcctactgctactgctactgctactgctactgctactcctgctgctactgctactgctactgctactgctactccTACTGTTACTCCTACTGCTACTGcaactactactgctactgctactgctactcctactgctactgctactccTCCTACTCCTACTCCTACTCCTATtcctactgctactgctactgctactgctactgctactgctactcctgctgctactgctactgctactgctactgctactccTACTGCTACTCCTACTCCTCttactcctcctcctcctcctcctcctcctcctcctcttcctcctcctcctcctactactactactactactactactactactactactactactactactaaatACAGGAAGACTCATTTTTTTCCTGAACCCGATGGCAGAATAAACATAGTATACCGTAGTTTACTCGGAACACACAAAACGCGGGGATGCGATCGTTTTGGCGCGACAACCTTACGGCCGCAGAATTTCAAACTTGCATCTGTTACTCTATTAACCTTACAGCGGAATATGAATAAATACAATAATCCCAACAGACCACACCTCACAAGTCTTTGA